Below is a window of Camelina sativa cultivar DH55 chromosome 11, Cs, whole genome shotgun sequence DNA.
tatatttaggtttttgagattttttttcctaaaaaaaaatggaaattaatttattttaaagtcaaacttaaggaaaaaaccaaaaaaaaaaaaaactattaatttataatgcAAGAGTTGGATACatatacattaaatataaagatacgaaattaattaatttccttcacttttaatttttaacatcTGTACTAAGAAAGTTCTTTATATGCAGATTTTATAAATTGAGTGATCATTTTGATTATGTGTCTaaattctcttctcttcaatattatatttgaaatgTGTTAGGCTTCATAAGATATATCTTACGGGGAGAAGACTGTAAACTAGTCTTTGTTATTTAGAACTTGATTGTGATgggttggtggtggtggaagtGGTCACGAAGAAGCATCCCTGCTGAGTaagaataacatatatatatatatatatatcatttatttatgtTGTTATAGTTTTCTTACGATGccacattttttttcctcttgaaaaattatttagttataCTATGGATGCTGAACTGAAGATTGGGATGCATTGTGAAAATTGCGcaaaaaaactcagaaaagtTGTTAGCAAACTAAAAGGCaagaattttaattatttatttattcaatatgaatatatatatatatatatatattcatatttatttgatGACGAtacagtacatatatatatgtatgcatcaataatattttataattaatgtatTATTAGGAGTTGAAGAATGTCTAACGGATATGCGTAACCAAAAGATTATGGTTGCTGGTGCTTTTGATTTGGAGAGGATCTTGAAGACTATCAAGAAAAAAACTGGTAAAAATGCAGAAATTTTGGTAATGACTAAGAAATCCGATGCAGTTCAGACGGACGATGATGAATCTGATAAAGTCCAGATAGATGATGAACATGAACTAGTTCTAGAGAAGAATGAAACATCTTCTTTAGttccaaaacaacaagaaaatcttgaaAACGAGAAAAATGATGATAAACCTGAGACAAGGTAGATTACTATCTAATCGttctcgcttttttttttttttttgttgatttttaggATACTAGATGTATCTTAACTctttacaattattttgtagTAGTGTAATGGAAGTCGAGTTCAAGATACCATTCCTAAATGACAAATATGAGGTCAAAAAAGTTATTTCCAAATTCGAAGGTATGCCATTTACTTTATCCAccattttagatatataaacttgattaaaaatattattttatattgaaataatttatattttgaatggtTTTAATTAGGGGTTGAAACATGTGTGGTCGATGTTGAAAGTCAAAAGGTTGTGGTTACTGGTAGTTTTGATCAagagaaaatgttgaaaaaactcaagaaaaagATGGATAAAAAGAAGGATGAAGAATCCAAAATCGCCGCaggggaaaaagaagaagctgataTGAGTAGAGATATGCATGTCAAACTAAATATATGATGTATAGTAACGCATATTCTAACGGATGTTGTATTGCGTAAGGTATTCGCAACAAGTATCCACCATAAAAAACTTGGCATTGTAATACATTATATCCATCttgatacatattttaatatttgattcatCTTGCTATTATTAAAAAGGTCTGTAAACTCAAATAATGTGTCATAATTATTGGTTCTttgatttataaattcaaatgttatttcaaaatttcatttattttgaaatcaGATATATGAGTTTTGGAATTACATGGTTATATCATTTTTTGGACAAAGTATACTTTACcattatatcatatttttttttgaatgaatgttaaACTGTATTcaacccaaatatttttttattatacaatGAGTTAATGTATTTGGTTTTGCTGAAATTTAGAGATTACAATAGAGAGGTTTTGAACAGAAGCCGAAGATGTTCTTTATTGCGTTTAGGATCTTGTGGCAAACGATTGGAGACCGTCCGAGTACGATCATTGTCTCCCTCTTTTGAATAGAACTAAGTCAACTGCACACGTTCTTATCAATCAGCTTGATATGgtgaatatatgtatatctctATGTCTCCTAACATCCCTCTCACGCCAAACATGCTAAAGGATattgtttgaaatatatacatactaaATGAGAAATAGATTAAGTCGAGGCAAGCTGGAACAGTAGAGCGTAATGACTAGTTGACTCCAATTCGTCAAATAGTCATTTCCAAGAAGCATATGAGTTAAAGATCGCCAGAGATTTCTAACGAGTACCGTCACAAAAGaggtggtttcttgtttttacaatattaccgtaaaaaaaatacaatcaagTAATCAACCCATTGAGCCGAATTCTAATATTATCGTCATATTAAGAAAGACCAAAATGTAGGTTTACATGCACATTTGTACTTACTGATTTTTACTTTAATCATCCTAATTATTGCTCGAATCTTGATCAGAGATCAAGGGTTTTGTTGGAGGGATGTTGCTAAATTATGGACTTCTGAACACTCAGTCAAATTAACCTGCATTGACGAATAACGCACCCACACTACACTATTGAGTCGTAACATGTGACTTTATCCATcaagttatccaaattaggaTCGTGTTCACATATTTTTACCGCTGGTCCAAAAGACCAATATACTTATGTTATTGAAGTAGCGCCCATATAAGTATTAATGACGGATCTCCTAAATCTAAAGGACGATCTTTAACCCAAACAAGTATTAAATGCAAATGCACActatccaaaaccaaactgcATGGCATGCACGCAGACTTTACCCAATCAAAACACCATTGAATGGTTACGTAAGAGACATGCATGTGAGTTGTGACAACATCGCATTGGGGAGGCACGTCTAGTACCATTCAAATAAAGAGCAATCTGATAATTAGGAAATTCCTGACCTCGTCAAGAGAACTCCGATTCCTTAACAAAGCTCACTTACCAGTTACCAGTGTTACAATGACATGGTTGAACGGTTCAATCTAGATGTAATTAAGCTAGATAACATGGGTTTGGTGATCCTATCAAGAAATCCAATTTACTTCACATTAATAAAAGGATCAGAGAATAACAAATATAAGCTTAAGaacacatttgtttttaaaCACTTGTTCATTAAGAGCATCTTTATCCGTTAAGACATCttttatgtacatatatattgatattttaatactaataagATATAAACTAAAAGATGAAAACATTTGTTAGAGCAAAGTTCAACGGTGGTTATTAAGCGATTGTAAGGAATGcttatgattaaaaataaatcaaaatacattaataatgataaaatcGATTCTAAGTTAAGCATTTTTAGAATCGTTTAGGATCTTATATGTGTCAGTTGTCATTGGTTGgtcaaattaacaaaataataaaaaaaattcgaccaaagttgttgtgggccatggagcggataTGTGCTGCATGGATCGCTTGTCAACGTTTcaagactgattgtgctgagttactcacgaTGGTGCAGTCCCCTGAATATTGGCCGTCTTTCTCCAACATGCTCGATGATTTTAACTCGTTGGAGTCCTTctcactattctccatctcttggatcccgcgtgcATCAAATACTAAGGCAGTTTGTCTTGCCCGTGCTTtgtgttctcttatctctgaagtttcttttgtaaactccttTCCTCCGGCTTGGGCCACTAACCGaagaatttccttttaatttattgtttggttgagaaaatttaatttatacacttttagttaaagaaaatagttgtagatgagttcaaagttattaaaattaaattaaatttcacaaagaatatatatttaattcttttcgtaagtaaaaacaatgtataaaagtaaaaagataaacttttagttaaaaaaatagttttttttgttataatacactaatgtatatccatttacaaatctactatctacataCCACTAAAAGTATATTTgtatacacaaatatattttactgttaaaatatactctttagtctttactacttcCAACAAATTGTcgttatgaacacattaaataacctattatatgtctcttcactttaacatttttatagttacaaaaatgcatacattaattttacatactcctatcttctatattacaatagcagtctttttgaataaattatttgattggtgaaaaattaTGTGacgatctatttttattttttatttttttactttaacaatctttttctttatgtaaaggtgagtatttacattttttagaaatagtaattaattgtataattttgacaatcattttttatcttatataaaatgtaatcctttttcttgtaaaattagcaacttaaaattaaaataagttagCAATactataatttcaaattttatgatatatatatatgtcatttatcttataattagattttaaataacattaggttttcttttctctattttactgttatataaaacctttttatggtaggttttgaatttttacatttttatttttaaattttttaataaatttagaaatgacatgtgtcaacatttGAATAATACAATTCACATGTGTCACGaacttgttaatgagtaactttttttttctgattttaatgagtaactttgacatcaagctttatataat
It encodes the following:
- the LOC104723598 gene encoding heavy metal-associated isoprenylated plant protein 3-like; the protein is MRNQKIMVAGAFDLERILKTIKKKTGKNAEILVMTKKSDAVQTDDDESDKVQIDDEHELVLEKNETSSLVPKQQENLENEKNDDKPETSSVMEVEFKIPFLNDKYEVKKVISKFEGVETCVVDVESQKVVVTGSFDQEKMLKKLKKKMDKKKDEESKIAAGEKEEADMSRDMHVKLNI